In the genome of Rhodoplanes sp. Z2-YC6860, one region contains:
- a CDS encoding SDR family oxidoreductase translates to MEISLQGRAAIVTGGSKGIGLAVATRFAASGADVAIFARGKEALDEALAAIKKIAKARVIGVTADVGKAADIQRGYDEVMKAFGRVDIIVNNAGTSRAMPFEKVTDEILHDDIEQKLFAAVRLIRLVSPQMKERRWGRIINVLNIGAKAPRPNSMPTSVSRAAGMAMTKALSQEFAPHNVLVNAMLVGFIEADQHVQAAKRANVPLADYYKAREKEIPLGRAGKAEEFANLACFLASEQGGYITGTATNVDGGRSPVV, encoded by the coding sequence ATGGAAATCAGTTTGCAGGGCCGCGCCGCCATCGTCACTGGCGGCAGCAAAGGCATCGGGCTTGCGGTCGCAACCCGCTTTGCGGCCTCGGGCGCCGATGTCGCGATCTTCGCGCGCGGCAAGGAGGCGCTCGACGAGGCGTTGGCTGCGATCAAGAAAATCGCCAAAGCCCGGGTGATCGGCGTCACGGCCGATGTCGGCAAGGCCGCCGACATCCAGCGCGGCTACGACGAAGTGATGAAGGCGTTCGGCAGGGTCGACATCATCGTCAACAACGCCGGCACTTCGCGCGCCATGCCGTTCGAGAAGGTGACCGACGAGATCCTCCACGACGACATCGAGCAGAAGCTGTTCGCGGCGGTGCGGCTCATCCGCCTGGTTTCGCCGCAGATGAAAGAGCGGCGCTGGGGCCGCATCATCAACGTGCTCAACATCGGCGCCAAGGCGCCACGGCCGAACAGCATGCCGACGTCGGTGTCGCGCGCCGCCGGCATGGCCATGACCAAGGCACTGTCGCAGGAGTTCGCGCCGCATAACGTGCTGGTCAACGCCATGCTCGTTGGCTTCATCGAGGCCGATCAGCATGTGCAGGCCGCCAAGCGCGCCAACGTGCCGCTCGCCGATTACTACAAGGCGCGCGAGAAGGAGATCCCGCTGGGCCGCGCCGGCAAGGCGGAGGAGTTCGCCAATCTGGCGTGCTTCCTGGCCTCGGAGCAGGGCGGCTACATCACCGGCACTGCAACCAACGTCGATGGCGGCCGTTCGCCGGTGGTGTGA